From the genome of Vicia villosa cultivar HV-30 ecotype Madison, WI linkage group LG2, Vvil1.0, whole genome shotgun sequence, one region includes:
- the LOC131647232 gene encoding cyclin-dependent protein kinase inhibitor SMR6, which produces MGFSKKSQIENNLESESKKWVIAGISLMSLKPINTKVSSNKEAVFEDEEDSTTPTAKEARIPMNLSCPPAPRKQRISRCNNVGGGGVVREFFTPPDLETVFKLRVEKSV; this is translated from the coding sequence ATGGGGTTTTCTAAGAAATCACAAATTGAGAACAATTTAGAATCCGAGTCCAAGAAATGGGTAATTGCTGGAATTTCTCTCATGTCACTGAAACCCATAAACACCAAGGTGAGTTCGAATAAAGAAGCTGtgtttgaagatgaagaagattcgACAACACCGACTGCGAAGGAAGCGAGGATTCCGATGAACTTGTCGTGTCCACCGGCTCCGAGGAAACAGAGAATTTCAAGATGTAACAATGTTGGTGGTGGGGGTGTTGTTAGAGAGTTTTTTACACCTCCTGATTTGGAAACAGTGTTCAAGCTTCGTGTTGAGAAGAGTGTTTGA